A stretch of Limanda limanda chromosome 7, fLimLim1.1, whole genome shotgun sequence DNA encodes these proteins:
- the smim29 gene encoding small integral membrane protein 29: protein MNSTTQPPHTVDGNVSASYVLVPFFLITIIGIVAAVIMYIRKKRRMDRLRHQLLPVYTYDPSEELNEVEQEMLWKEEDTRVVQGWAKSYQQRRPLLTKDVNA, encoded by the exons ATGAACAGCACCACGCAGCCCCCCCACACCGTGGATGGGAACGTGTCGGCCAGCTACGTGTTGGTGCCATTCTTCCTCATCACCATCATTGGGATAGTTGCGGCTGTG ATCATGTATATCCGAAAGAAAAGAAG GATGGACCGACTCCGTCATCAGCTGTTACCGGTTTACACGTACGATCCTTCAGAGGAGCTGAATGAAGTCGAGCAGGAGATGTTGTGGAAAGAAGAAGACACACGG GTTGTTCAAGGCTGGGCGAAAAGTTATCAACAGCGGCGCCCTCTCCTGACCAAAGATGTCAACGCATGA